Proteins co-encoded in one Salvia splendens isolate huo1 chromosome 4, SspV2, whole genome shotgun sequence genomic window:
- the LOC121800999 gene encoding pectinesterase 2-like, with amino-acid sequence MAKIILLVLFQFAIISFTCAKASGSAAISWCSQTPNPEPCEYFLTQNPKLYDVSSIHEKPDFLKVSLQMALDRCIHVQSGLQQLGPKCRSARERAAWADCVDLYGKAIRFLNKTIDTDNKCTADDKQTWLSAALTNMETCIDGFGDMGIQDYYTVFPILANNVSLLVSNTLALNNEGSTSDDSMSMSPMSYEEGFPGWVPSGDLELLQSSIPRADLVVAQDGSGNFKTVGDAVAAAPSGSSRYVIYVKAGTYVENVEIGENLVNIMLLGDGIGRTIITGNRSNVTGFTTTKSATVGVAGYGFIGRSITFRNTAGPENQQAVALRSDADHSVFYQCSFEGYQDTLYVNHQRQFYRNCDIYGTVDFIFGNAAAVLQNCNIYLRDPPHKINTITAQGRTDPNVKTGIIIHNCRVTAAPDLRSVQGSVKSYLGRPWKVYSRTVFMKTELDSLIDPAGWLPWDGNLGLNTLYYAEYANTGPGSSTANRVNWTGYHVITSPSVAAQFAPGNFIDANSWLPATNVPFTPGF; translated from the exons ATGGcgaaaataatactactagtcTTGTTCCAGTTTGCGATCATATCATTTACGTGTGCCAAAGCCTCAGGCTCTGCGGCCATCTCATGGTGCAGCCAAACCCCAAACCCCGAACCGTGTGAGTATTTCCTCACACAAAACCCTAAATTATACGACGTCTCCTCCATACATGAAAAGCCCGACTTCCTGAAGGTGTCGTTGCAGATGGCCCTCGATCGCTGCATACACGTGCAGAGTGGTCTCCAGCAACTCGGCCCCAAGTGTCGCTCCGCTCGGGAGAGGGCAGCCTGGGCCGACTGCGTCGACCTCTATGGGAAAGCCATCCGTTTCCTCAACAAGACCATTGACACCGACAACAAGTGCACCGCGGATGACAAGCAGACGTGGCTGAGCGCGGCACTCACCAATATGGAGACGTGCATTGACGGCTTCGGTGACATGGGCATCCAAGATTATTACACTGTGTTTCCCATATTGGCTAACAACGTGAGTTTGTTGGTGAGCAATACCCTAGCTTTGAACAATGAGGGTTCTACTTCTGATGATAGTATGTCTATGTCGCCGATGAGTTATGAAGAAGGGTTTCCAGGGTGGGTTCCTTCCGGTGATCTGGAGCTGCTTCAGTCGTCCATCCCGAGGGCGGACTTGGTTGTGGCGCAGGACGGGTCGGGGAATTTTAAGACGGTGGGGGATGCGGTGGCAGCCGCACCATCGGGGAGCAGCAGGTATGTGATCTATGTGAAGGCGGGAACGTATGTGGAGAATGTGGAAATTGGGGAGAATTTGGTTAATATTATGTTGTTGGGTGACGGAATTGGGAGGACTATTATCACCGGAAACAGAAGCAACGTCACCGGCTTCACCACCACCAAATCGGCCACTGTTG GAGTTGCGGGCTACGGGTTCATCGGCCGCAGCATCACATTCCGGAACACGGCAGGGCCCGAGAACCAGCAGGCCGTGGCTCTGCGTTCGGATGCCGACCATTCCGTGTTTTATCAGTGCAGCTTCGAAGGGTACCAAGACACCCTCTACGTCAACCACCAACGCCAGTTCTACCGCAACTGCGATATCTACGGCACAGTCGACTTCATCTTCGGAAACGCCGCCGCCGTCTTGCAAAACTGCAACATCTACCTTCGTGACCCGCCCCACAAGATCAATACCATCACCGCGCAAGGCCGGACCGACCCGAACGTTAAAACAGGCATCATCATCCACAACTGCCGTGTCACCGCAGCCCCGGACCTCCGATCCGTTCAGGGATCCGTCAAGTCCTATCTGGGCCGCCCGTGGAAGGTGTACTCGCGGACGGTGTTCATGAAGACCGAGCTCGATAGCTTGATCGACCCGGCTGGTTGGCTTCCTTGGGACGGGAACCTCGGTTTGAATACCTTGTATTACGCCGAGTATGCCAATACCGGTCCCGGCTCCTCCACCGCCAATCGGGTCAATTGGACCGGTTATCACGTCATCACCAGCCCATCCGTCGCCGCACAGTTTGCGCCGGGGAATTTCATTGACGCCAATTCTTGGCTGCCGGCCACCAATGTGCCATTTACCCCTGGCTTTTGA
- the LOC121801000 gene encoding pectinesterase 2-like, whose amino-acid sequence MAKIILLVLFQFAIISFTCAKASCSAPISWCSQTPNPEPCEYFLTQNPKLYDVSSIHEKPDFLKVSLQMALDRCIHVQSGLQQLGPKCRSARERAAWADCVDLYGKAIRFLNKTTDNKCTADDKQTWLSAALTNMETCIDGFGDMGIQDYYTVFPILANNVSLLVSNTLALNNEGSTSDDSMSMSPMSYEEGFPGWVPSGDLELLQSSIPRADLVVAQDGSGNFKTVGDAVAAAPSGSSRYVIYVKAGTYVENVEIGENLVNIMLLGDGIGRTIITGNRSNVTGFTTTKSATVGVAGYGFIGRSITFRNTAGPENQQAVALRSDADHSVFYQCSFEGYQDTLYVNHQRQFYRNCDIYGTVDFIFGNAAAVLQNCNIYLRDPPHKINTITAQGRTDPNVKTGIIIHNCRVTAAPDLRSVQGSVKSYLGRPWKVYSRTVFMKTELDSLIDPAGWLPWDGNLGLNTLYYAEYANTGPGSSTANRVNWTGYHVITSPSVAAQFAPGNFIDANSWLPATNVPFTPGF is encoded by the exons ATGGcgaaaataatactactagtcTTGTTCCAGTTTGCGATCATATCATTTACGTGTGCCAAAGCCTCATGCTCTGCGCCCATCTCATGGTGCAGCCAAACCCCAAACCCCGAACCGTGTGAGTATTTCCTCACACAAAACCCTAAATTATACGACGTCTCCTCCATACATGAAAAGCCCGACTTCCTGAAGGTGTCGTTGCAGATGGCCCTCGATCGCTGCATACACGTGCAGAGTGGTCTCCAGCAACTCGGCCCCAAGTGTCGCTCCGCTCGGGAGAGGGCAGCCTGGGCCGACTGCGTCGACCTCTATGGGAAAGCCATCCGTTTCCTCAACAAGACC ACCGACAACAAGTGCACCGCGGATGACAAGCAGACGTGGCTGAGCGCGGCACTCACCAATATGGAGACGTGCATTGACGGCTTCGGTGACATGGGCATCCAAGATTATTACACTGTGTTTCCCATATTGGCTAACAACGTGAGTTTGTTGGTGAGCAATACCCTAGCTTTGAACAATGAGGGTTCTACTTCTGATGATAGTATGTCTATGTCGCCGATGAGTTATGAAGAAGGGTTTCCAGGGTGGGTTCCTTCCGGTGATCTGGAGCTGCTTCAGTCGTCCATCCCGAGGGCGGACTTGGTTGTGGCGCAGGACGGGTCGGGGAATTTTAAGACGGTGGGGGATGCGGTGGCAGCCGCACCATCGGGGAGCAGCAGGTATGTGATCTATGTGAAGGCGGGAACGTATGTGGAGAATGTGGAAATTGGGGAGAATTTGGTTAATATTATGTTGTTGGGTGACGGAATTGGGAGGACTATTATCACCGGAAACAGAAGCAACGTCACCGGCTTCACCACCACCAAATCGGCCACTGTTG GAGTTGCGGGCTACGGGTTCATCGGCCGCAGCATCACATTCCGGAACACGGCAGGGCCCGAGAACCAGCAGGCCGTGGCTCTGCGTTCGGATGCCGACCATTCCGTGTTTTATCAGTGCAGCTTCGAAGGGTACCAAGACACCCTCTACGTCAACCACCAACGCCAGTTCTACCGCAACTGCGATATCTACGGCACAGTCGACTTCATCTTCGGAAACGCCGCCGCCGTCTTGCAAAACTGCAACATCTACCTTCGTGACCCGCCCCACAAGATCAATACCATCACCGCGCAAGGCCGGACCGACCCGAACGTTAAAACAGGCATCATCATCCACAACTGCCGTGTCACCGCAGCCCCGGACCTCCGATCCGTTCAGGGATCCGTCAAGTCCTATCTGGGCCGCCCGTGGAAGGTGTACTCGCGGACGGTGTTCATGAAGACCGAGCTCGATAGCTTGATCGACCCGGCTGGTTGGCTTCCTTGGGACGGGAACCTCGGTTTGAATACCTTGTATTACGCCGAGTATGCCAATACCGGTCCCGGCTCCTCCACCGCCAATCGGGTCAATTGGACCGGTTATCACGTCATCACCAGCCCATCCGTCGCCGCACAGTTTGCGCCGGGGAATTTCATTGACGCCAATTCTTGGCTGCCGGCCACCAATGTGCCATTTACCCCTGGCTTTTGA